A window of Candidatus Izemoplasma sp. contains these coding sequences:
- a CDS encoding helix-turn-helix domain-containing protein: MTAICHKFETAMSLLSKRWVGLIIHQLLDGPKRFSELESDIQISGKVLSDRLKALEKADIVIRDVFPETPVRIEYRLTKQGKDLKPVLDALQHWADTWVNKT; encoded by the coding sequence ATGACAGCTATATGTCATAAATTTGAAACCGCCATGTCGTTACTTTCAAAGCGCTGGGTAGGATTAATTATTCATCAATTACTGGATGGACCAAAACGCTTCAGCGAGTTAGAAAGCGACATACAAATAAGTGGTAAAGTATTATCAGATCGGTTAAAAGCTTTAGAAAAAGCAGATATCGTTATTAGAGATGTCTTCCCAGAAACACCCGTTCGGATTGAATATCGACTTACAAAGCAAGGTAAAGACTTAAAACCTGTCTTAGATGCGTTACAACATTGGGCAGATACTTGGGTTAATAAAACATAA
- a CDS encoding GrpB family protein produces MATPLHKRSKDELWQLFPIQLRLHNPNYTQWYNDEKTLLESVLGEDIKRMNHIGSTAVDNLLAKPIIDILLEVEEETDLNALLPKLFNHDYINMNPEQTVLPKLIIKGYTEEGFNDRVFHLHIRPLSDHNELYFRDYLIEFNAVKEAYAELKKRLFKSFEHHREHYTDGKTDFINRHTEAARKRYKDRYKPIKKSIKR; encoded by the coding sequence ATGGCTACTCCTTTACATAAGCGCTCTAAAGATGAACTGTGGCAACTTTTTCCAATTCAATTAAGACTGCACAATCCGAATTATACACAATGGTATAACGACGAAAAGACATTACTTGAATCGGTATTAGGGGAAGATATCAAACGCATGAATCATATTGGTAGCACAGCAGTCGATAATCTTCTTGCGAAACCAATCATCGATATTTTATTAGAAGTCGAGGAAGAGACAGACTTAAACGCCTTACTGCCCAAACTCTTTAACCATGACTACATCAATATGAATCCAGAACAGACAGTATTACCTAAGTTAATCATCAAAGGGTATACTGAAGAAGGATTTAATGACCGTGTATTTCATTTACATATCCGACCACTTAGTGATCACAATGAACTCTATTTCCGGGACTATTTAATTGAATTTAATGCGGTAAAAGAAGCGTATGCGGAACTGAAAAAAAGGTTGTTTAAATCCTTTGAGCATCATCGTGAACACTATACTGATGGAAAAACTGACTTTATTAACCGTCATACTGAGGCAGCGAGAAAACGGTATAAAGACAGATATAAGCCAATAAAAAAGTCAATCAAACGCTAA